One part of the Mariniblastus fucicola genome encodes these proteins:
- a CDS encoding S46 family peptidase: MNRTPLVTLLLFFIALSQTQAEEGMFPISSIDRLGLSEKGMQLTASQIFNPDETCLLDGICRVNGCTGSFVSDNGLIITNHHCAYRAIQSASTAENDWLKNGFFSQSREQEIPAPGYVVRITESYRDVSAEVLAAVDDSMSATDRSKAIEKRRKELEKKAEEENAGMRADIAEMFTGKTYVLFLYTYIRDVRLVFAPPSSVGNFGGAVDNWEWPRHTGDFSFMRAYVAPDGSMADYDKANVPYQPKRHIQVSKAGANEGDFVFLLGYPGRTARHKTASFLEYEQNVRLPYVVDLYQWQIATMDEMSKNDRGVALKHSSRKQSLANVEKRSRGQLKGLRRANIVAKRRAVESQLQNFIDSSPDRKQKYGSLLKELDAVYSELGATAKYRLTLNNLVSACRGLGLAYTIYDAAVERAKSDLDREAAYMDRNYERTVDRAILGWKDWHRETDMQMLTEMKRRLRKTGPANSAGVVKAFLDDETLGDDSFAESKFNDESYIRSLFTKTADEIKAIDDPFLKSVIGLYPEFVRLREQSKEIDGRLGRLYGELIDVKQEFQKTSFVPDANGTLRMTYGNVKGYSPEDAVYKSPATTLRGVIEKTTGEEPFITPDRIQELYEKGEFEGFLHPTLNQVPVALLYNTDTTGGNSGSPILNGRGQLVGVNFDRAFEATINDFAWNESYSRSIGVDIRYVLWITGKVYQSQRLLDEMGVE; encoded by the coding sequence ATGAACCGAACACCGCTCGTTACACTGCTTCTGTTTTTCATTGCCCTCAGCCAGACGCAGGCAGAAGAAGGCATGTTTCCGATCAGCTCGATCGATCGATTGGGGCTTTCCGAGAAAGGCATGCAGCTGACCGCCTCTCAGATCTTTAATCCAGACGAGACCTGTTTGTTGGACGGGATTTGTCGTGTCAACGGATGTACGGGCTCATTCGTTTCGGACAATGGGCTGATTATCACCAATCATCACTGTGCCTATCGCGCGATTCAGTCCGCCAGCACGGCAGAGAACGACTGGCTGAAAAACGGTTTCTTCAGTCAGTCTCGCGAGCAGGAGATTCCTGCTCCGGGCTACGTGGTTCGAATCACTGAATCGTATCGCGATGTTTCGGCAGAAGTCCTCGCGGCAGTTGACGATTCGATGTCGGCCACGGATCGCAGCAAGGCAATTGAAAAACGGCGCAAAGAACTGGAGAAAAAAGCCGAAGAAGAAAACGCCGGGATGCGAGCTGACATCGCAGAGATGTTTACTGGAAAAACCTACGTGCTTTTTCTGTACACCTACATTCGCGATGTTCGTCTGGTGTTTGCACCGCCGTCGTCGGTCGGAAACTTTGGCGGAGCCGTCGACAACTGGGAATGGCCACGGCACACCGGCGATTTCTCGTTCATGCGAGCCTATGTTGCTCCAGACGGATCGATGGCTGACTATGACAAAGCCAACGTTCCCTATCAACCCAAACGCCACATTCAGGTTTCCAAGGCCGGCGCCAATGAAGGAGACTTCGTCTTTCTGTTGGGCTATCCCGGCCGAACGGCGCGACATAAAACGGCGTCTTTCCTCGAATACGAACAGAACGTTCGGTTGCCGTATGTCGTTGATTTGTACCAATGGCAAATCGCAACAATGGACGAAATGTCCAAAAACGATCGCGGCGTCGCGCTGAAACACTCGTCTCGCAAGCAGAGCCTCGCCAACGTGGAAAAGCGTTCGCGAGGTCAGCTGAAAGGGCTGCGTCGTGCAAACATCGTTGCCAAACGGAGGGCAGTCGAATCACAACTGCAGAACTTTATTGATTCCAGTCCGGATCGAAAACAGAAATACGGTTCGCTGTTGAAAGAGCTTGATGCTGTCTATTCAGAGCTGGGTGCGACGGCGAAATATCGTCTGACGCTGAACAATTTGGTGTCGGCGTGCCGAGGTTTGGGGCTGGCGTACACGATCTATGATGCGGCTGTAGAACGGGCGAAGTCAGATCTTGATCGCGAAGCTGCTTACATGGATCGAAACTACGAACGCACTGTTGATCGCGCAATTTTGGGATGGAAAGACTGGCATCGAGAGACCGACATGCAAATGTTGACCGAGATGAAGCGAAGACTTCGCAAAACAGGACCGGCAAATTCGGCTGGCGTTGTCAAAGCCTTCCTCGATGACGAAACGTTGGGTGACGATTCTTTTGCTGAATCGAAGTTTAACGACGAGTCCTACATTCGATCTCTGTTTACAAAAACTGCAGATGAGATCAAAGCGATCGACGATCCGTTTCTGAAATCGGTCATCGGTTTGTACCCGGAATTCGTCCGGCTTCGCGAACAGAGCAAAGAAATCGACGGACGGCTCGGGCGGCTTTATGGTGAGCTGATCGACGTGAAGCAGGAATTCCAAAAAACAAGTTTCGTCCCTGACGCGAATGGAACATTGCGTATGACCTACGGCAACGTCAAAGGTTACTCACCCGAAGACGCGGTTTACAAATCGCCCGCGACCACGTTGCGCGGCGTGATCGAGAAAACGACTGGCGAAGAGCCGTTTATTACGCCAGATCGAATTCAGGAGCTGTATGAGAAAGGTGAGTTCGAAGGCTTCCTTCATCCGACGCTGAATCAGGTTCCCGTGGCGTTGCTGTACAACACGGACACAACTGGAGGTAACTCTGGCAGCCCGATTCTCAATGGTCGTGGGCAACTTGTGGGAGTTAATTTTGACCGAGCTTTCGAAGCCACGATCAATGACTTTGCCTGGAACGAAAGCTACAGCCGTTCGATTGGCGTGGATATTCGATATGTGCTGTGGATCACCGGCAAGGTCTACCAATCGCAGCGACTGCTCGATGAGATGGGTGTGGAGTAA
- a CDS encoding DNA-methyltransferase translates to MPAKMKSLKKCLDQFLCGDAIEVAKTLPDACVDTIVTSPPYWQQRDYGTADQIGQEISPAAYVERLSELFDELKRVVKPTGSVWMVIGDKYLKGELMGMPWRVAFGLKDVGWRMRSDCIWQKPNAMPSSTRTRPTTDHEYIFLFSNGKDYFYDADAIREPHVTFSESSKMKGGRKHFGKRGGTPEKGKNTGDTNLHDGRWDQAFHPKGRNKRTVWSIPLSKFREAHFAVYPPKLVETCIAATCPPGGVVLDPFSGAGTTAVVAHKLGRKFIAIDCNEEYCEMARRRLGDA, encoded by the coding sequence ATGCCCGCGAAAATGAAATCGCTAAAGAAATGCCTTGATCAATTTCTTTGTGGCGATGCAATTGAGGTCGCCAAAACGCTCCCCGACGCCTGTGTCGATACGATCGTCACGAGTCCGCCGTACTGGCAGCAGCGAGACTACGGCACGGCTGATCAGATCGGCCAGGAAATTTCCCCGGCGGCCTACGTTGAACGGCTAAGCGAGTTGTTCGACGAACTCAAACGTGTTGTCAAACCAACCGGTTCTGTCTGGATGGTGATCGGTGACAAGTATCTCAAAGGCGAACTGATGGGCATGCCCTGGCGAGTCGCGTTTGGGCTGAAGGACGTCGGTTGGCGGATGCGAAGCGATTGTATTTGGCAGAAGCCGAATGCGATGCCGTCGAGCACTCGGACTCGTCCGACGACAGATCATGAGTACATCTTTCTGTTCTCCAATGGCAAAGACTACTTCTACGACGCCGATGCGATCCGCGAGCCGCACGTGACTTTCTCGGAAAGTTCAAAAATGAAAGGCGGGCGGAAGCACTTTGGCAAACGCGGTGGAACTCCGGAGAAAGGCAAGAACACCGGCGATACCAATCTTCACGACGGCCGCTGGGACCAGGCTTTTCACCCCAAAGGCCGCAACAAACGCACGGTTTGGTCGATTCCGTTGTCGAAGTTTCGCGAAGCCCACTTTGCGGTCTACCCGCCAAAGCTTGTAGAAACTTGCATTGCCGCCACCTGCCCGCCGGGGGGCGTGGTGTTGGATCCGTTCAGCGGAGCAGGAACGACGGCGGTCGTCGCACACAAGCTCGGAAGAAAGTTCATCGCCATCGATTGCAATGAGGAATATTGCGAAATGGCGCGTCGAAGGCTTGGCGACGCTTGA
- the yacG gene encoding DNA gyrase inhibitor YacG, with product MYENSEASKTGQGGDSPESSSKKTPANSTLFRCAYCGRKTERSASPCMPFCSVRCHRADLGMWLNESYGLPWDGEGEREQIEE from the coding sequence ATGTACGAAAATTCGGAAGCGTCAAAAACAGGTCAGGGTGGTGATTCGCCGGAGTCGTCTTCGAAAAAGACTCCCGCCAACAGCACCCTGTTTCGCTGCGCCTACTGTGGCCGCAAGACCGAGCGATCGGCTTCTCCGTGCATGCCGTTTTGCAGCGTCCGTTGCCATCGAGCCGATCTGGGAATGTGGCTCAATGAGTCCTATGGATTGCCGTGGGACGGTGAAGGCGAACGGGAACAGATCGAAGAATAA
- a CDS encoding DUF6800 family protein, whose translation MASEREKEIKRRRKRRKQIAHLRARAAKATGSEKQVLADKLRNMTPGYKVLIESMGLAKK comes from the coding sequence ATGGCAAGCGAACGGGAAAAGGAAATTAAACGACGTCGGAAACGCCGCAAGCAGATTGCTCATTTGCGGGCTCGCGCTGCAAAGGCTACTGGTTCGGAGAAACAGGTCCTCGCTGACAAACTGCGAAACATGACTCCCGGCTACAAAGTTTTGATCGAATCCATGGGTTTGGCAAAGAAGTAG
- a CDS encoding hydrolase codes for MNRHAVESLQWLDDKQDSMLNLIVELCDINSGTFNLAGIQKVRERLIEEFSTLGGELEVVESEPWMTVDDRGVSEEGKSGPILHVTKWPEAETKVMLCIHMDTVYGPDSSFQKCVTRQDGTVNGPGVIDAKGGIVVMLNALKTLEASSLAGKIGWEVILNSDEEIGSRGSDTFIRSRAGHCVAGLLFEPSLPDGTLVSWRKGSGNFAFIVRGRSAHTGRDFAKGRNALAALSRLCVEIDELNTDPDITYNVGRINGGGALNAVPDLAVGRVNVRVVDTDQQKQVEEKFASLVAKYNEADGISVEMSGEFSSPPKPIDDGVRQMQSRIESCGEALGMEIKWRGTGGASDGNRFAAAGLPNIDTLGPCGDHIHSDQEFLIPESLVPRAKLAALVLMSFAAP; via the coding sequence GTGAATCGTCATGCCGTGGAGTCGTTGCAGTGGCTTGACGACAAACAGGACTCGATGCTGAATCTGATCGTTGAACTTTGTGACATCAATTCGGGAACGTTTAATCTTGCCGGAATTCAAAAAGTTCGGGAACGTCTGATCGAAGAATTCTCAACCTTGGGCGGCGAGCTAGAAGTTGTTGAGTCCGAACCATGGATGACGGTCGATGATCGTGGTGTCAGCGAGGAGGGCAAGTCTGGGCCAATTCTTCACGTCACGAAATGGCCTGAGGCGGAAACGAAAGTCATGCTCTGCATTCACATGGATACCGTGTACGGGCCGGACAGCTCATTTCAAAAATGTGTGACCCGTCAGGACGGCACGGTCAATGGTCCCGGCGTGATTGATGCCAAGGGCGGAATCGTCGTGATGCTCAACGCGCTCAAGACTTTGGAAGCCAGTTCGTTGGCCGGAAAAATTGGCTGGGAAGTCATCCTGAATTCGGACGAAGAAATTGGATCGCGAGGCAGCGACACTTTCATTCGCAGCCGTGCCGGGCACTGCGTTGCCGGACTGTTGTTTGAGCCCTCGCTGCCGGACGGAACTCTGGTGTCGTGGCGAAAAGGTTCGGGAAACTTCGCGTTTATCGTCCGCGGTCGGTCCGCTCACACTGGGCGGGATTTTGCGAAAGGCCGCAACGCATTGGCGGCGCTTTCCCGATTGTGTGTCGAGATCGACGAACTCAATACCGATCCTGATATCACTTACAACGTTGGACGCATCAACGGCGGTGGAGCCCTTAATGCGGTTCCCGATTTGGCTGTCGGCCGAGTCAACGTTCGCGTCGTTGACACGGACCAGCAAAAACAGGTGGAAGAGAAATTTGCGTCCCTTGTCGCAAAGTACAACGAAGCCGATGGAATCTCCGTCGAGATGAGCGGCGAGTTTTCTTCTCCGCCGAAACCGATCGATGATGGCGTACGTCAAATGCAGAGTCGAATCGAATCGTGCGGCGAAGCATTGGGGATGGAGATCAAGTGGCGAGGAACTGGTGGAGCAAGCGATGGGAATCGGTTCGCGGCAGCAGGACTTCCAAACATTGACACGCTCGGACCTTGCGGTGATCACATTCATTCAGACCAGGAATTTCTGATCCCTGAAAGTCTCGTCCCACGCGCTAAATTGGCAGCGTTGGTGTTGATGAGCTTTGCCGCCCCGTAA
- a CDS encoding ATP-binding protein: protein MNRPESNTTTEDFGFLPPRYQFQEMISGTRDDFFELLAADTVLDTQVRIELIPIEQFDNDGLFRLEHYFGYASRLKLDAFVAPTDQGFVTDDAGTEYVLLSRPSADGTTLEQLLDDTNSPSGDARWNRSMPSDLQEQYRWMKTLLEAVDMVHALGITQQDFRPSQLIIDGDTPKLICPDLRMFSKPECREESWSLSFVQCASPELMGLIEHDVNNRSDIYSIGVIFYCLQTGQLPFDGSSLSQILSAHLTKQVFENGRTIQSPLMKITERMLEKIPQDRYQSVASILEDFRWLSDRIDSEEAKQFVAGRNEIRDSITVPMFVGREEERTEIRRMVDEVRAGGSRIALISGESGIGKTRLVSEAIREAGKLGMRTFQSEAIEHVGQQPVAPLTKLINNLVHSDIAPTLAEKLDETHEEVHFFFPKFATAIGLRQPENENGQFSKKDNKEIAPEKSDFFELNRLSRAVCSVLSKLGTPHEPAVIWIDDCQWLGPSTIETLRELSRWNTESLLIILTSRTSREQPNTSHIDIHFDTEIRIGPLPDPMLEELVNSMAVALPKQVVETIVRLASGSPFMAEAILREMAETGAIHFKDAQWQVDERSLNRVQASTDATEALLHRLEQIPPMVLEQLSVAAIIGKSFQSSTVSSITGTSTSETQVHLDWARKQRLIWSRPDGSQAFVHDRIRIAMVDQLSRELRSSLHAQLAKYFEAQDGDPIKIALHYDQAGDSESAFAPAVRAAKRAYESSSLSTALQMYHVAWKGVPFGDRVQRGQIAERIGSVLMLGGKYHKSDIWFQRAEGYTDCDLVRARIIMQRSELAFKRGDKSGAVKLLENAMELLNLSIPRSWLMIQIYVMWELMVQVAHSLMPSIFLHRKKETTDRDRMVWKMYSRLAHCYWYTRGKSIVLWAHLAGLNRAETGQLSRELAQAWSEHAPVMGLIPWYGRGANYSARSLRIRNELKDVWGEGQSRNYFSILLYATSRFEHCIAQAKKAEDILMRTGDYWELNIARYQHAAALYRQGNLKEAYELAEQTLRDAIKIGDYQSTGNIIDVLARSSLGKIPFEYIEAEKNRDLDDLQLQPQVLLAEGVYRINNDSDPSQAVGCFERALEIVKKTGVSNCYTSPNSAWLATALRRKIAHERKKGTVSASSFKRHYSAAKDAVRVAQRFRNELPHALREMGYAYADKADQKRARKCLIRSLKLALAQNASYEAALTQQAFERMDARFGWREIEEDERSGNHDVRKIEATVRLSAPRETVSIVSRFDALLDAGRKITSALGKRDILKHTVDSAADMLRGQSTLIVLPDEDNGWHAWESDYSFDEAIILEAAEAREPIIRDHENTGGRTTSNNRSVSVLCCPIVAGKEVVACIYVSNRLIESMFGPNELRIAEFIGNAAGSSLEKETSFQELDELNASLEQKVSDRTRSLRSRTRELELTAQQLRATQHRLEDAASAAEAANRIKSDFLAKMSHEIRTPITAVLGFTQLILRGVISEPEEQLKKIRSIESSGKHLLQLVNDLLDISKIEADKIEIEQIECRPLHLFGEIVESLRSKASEGDNTLKLDLVAPIPSTIQSDPKRLRQVVTNILGNAIKFTSGGVVTLRVSSFNDGDRGMLKLDVIDTGIGMTPEQLKNVFDPFVQADSSITRRFGGTGLGLSISQKLTKALGGEISVVSSPGEGSTFSITVEAGPSDQLELLEENELEDFVDRQITSEWITSDLTGLRILLADDAQTNRDLISLVLSDCGAHITLAENGQEAVDHALGDEEFDIILMDMQMPVLDGYSATQRLRSEGYEGPIYALTANSMKGDREKCMAAGCSDYLTKPIDLNGLVKAMAAVAGSEIASVSETETPSGDTDRDSGSDTDNDPPPKKDTDMAINSPYRLKFKESDLPDNQMVRKFSFDFFKTLDRRKAEFSSSLANRDKEQLASLAHWLKGTSGTVMLGEVASAAKEMEAALRADDWQAVAVIYELIEVYSECATEFSLN from the coding sequence ATGAATCGTCCCGAGTCCAACACGACGACCGAGGACTTTGGATTCCTGCCGCCTCGTTACCAATTCCAGGAAATGATTTCTGGAACTCGTGACGACTTTTTTGAATTGTTGGCCGCAGACACGGTGCTCGACACCCAAGTGCGAATCGAGCTGATTCCGATCGAGCAGTTTGACAACGACGGACTTTTTCGGCTCGAACACTACTTCGGTTACGCCTCGCGACTGAAACTGGATGCTTTCGTGGCACCCACGGACCAGGGATTCGTCACCGACGATGCGGGCACGGAGTATGTGCTGCTTAGCCGCCCTTCAGCCGACGGTACGACACTGGAACAGTTGCTGGACGACACCAATTCACCCAGCGGTGATGCGAGATGGAATCGCAGCATGCCGTCGGATCTGCAGGAGCAGTATCGGTGGATGAAAACCCTGCTCGAAGCGGTCGACATGGTTCACGCCTTGGGGATTACACAGCAGGATTTTCGCCCCAGCCAGTTGATTATCGACGGCGACACTCCGAAGCTGATCTGTCCGGACCTGCGGATGTTTTCCAAGCCGGAATGTCGCGAAGAGTCGTGGTCTCTTTCGTTCGTACAATGTGCCTCTCCAGAGCTGATGGGGCTGATCGAACACGATGTGAACAATCGTTCAGACATCTACTCGATAGGGGTCATCTTCTACTGTTTGCAAACAGGACAACTGCCGTTTGATGGCTCTTCGCTAAGCCAAATACTGTCTGCCCACCTCACGAAACAGGTTTTCGAAAACGGAAGAACGATTCAGTCGCCGCTGATGAAAATCACCGAGAGGATGCTGGAGAAGATTCCCCAGGATCGCTACCAGTCCGTTGCATCCATCCTGGAAGATTTCCGTTGGTTGAGCGATCGAATTGACTCAGAAGAAGCCAAACAGTTTGTTGCGGGTCGTAATGAAATCCGTGATTCAATCACCGTGCCGATGTTCGTCGGGCGTGAGGAAGAACGAACGGAAATTCGCAGGATGGTGGATGAAGTCCGCGCCGGCGGCAGTCGTATCGCTTTGATCAGCGGCGAAAGCGGCATCGGTAAAACGCGACTTGTAAGTGAAGCAATTCGCGAAGCCGGCAAGCTTGGAATGAGAACATTTCAAAGCGAAGCCATCGAACACGTCGGTCAGCAACCTGTCGCGCCACTTACGAAACTGATCAACAATCTCGTGCACTCGGACATCGCACCGACGCTGGCTGAGAAGCTTGACGAGACTCATGAAGAAGTACATTTCTTCTTTCCCAAGTTTGCGACTGCGATTGGATTGCGGCAGCCGGAAAATGAAAACGGCCAGTTTTCAAAAAAAGACAACAAAGAGATCGCCCCGGAAAAGTCTGACTTTTTCGAGCTAAACCGGCTTAGCCGCGCCGTCTGCAGCGTGCTGTCAAAGCTGGGAACGCCGCACGAACCGGCCGTGATCTGGATCGACGACTGCCAATGGTTGGGACCGAGTACGATCGAGACATTACGTGAGCTTTCGCGATGGAACACAGAGTCGTTGCTGATCATTCTGACGTCACGAACTTCGCGAGAACAACCGAACACATCGCACATCGACATTCACTTTGACACCGAAATTAGAATCGGCCCCCTTCCGGATCCCATGCTTGAAGAGCTGGTGAATTCGATGGCGGTGGCATTGCCTAAACAGGTCGTCGAAACGATCGTGAGACTGGCGTCGGGTAGCCCGTTCATGGCGGAAGCAATTCTGCGTGAGATGGCGGAAACCGGAGCAATCCACTTCAAGGACGCACAGTGGCAGGTGGACGAACGATCATTAAATCGTGTTCAGGCTTCAACAGATGCGACCGAAGCGCTACTTCATCGCCTGGAACAGATCCCACCGATGGTTTTGGAGCAGCTTTCGGTCGCAGCAATCATCGGAAAATCGTTCCAATCCAGCACCGTTTCCTCGATTACAGGGACGTCGACATCCGAAACTCAGGTTCATCTTGATTGGGCCAGAAAGCAGCGTCTGATCTGGTCGCGACCTGATGGCTCGCAGGCATTTGTGCACGACCGTATTCGCATTGCGATGGTCGATCAGTTGTCTCGCGAACTCCGAAGTAGCCTGCATGCACAACTGGCGAAGTACTTCGAGGCTCAGGACGGCGATCCAATCAAAATCGCACTTCACTACGACCAGGCCGGCGATTCAGAATCTGCCTTCGCGCCAGCGGTCAGGGCTGCCAAGCGGGCTTATGAGTCCTCATCGCTGTCGACGGCGCTGCAGATGTATCATGTCGCGTGGAAAGGCGTGCCTTTCGGTGATCGCGTACAACGTGGACAGATCGCGGAACGAATCGGTAGCGTGTTGATGCTTGGTGGAAAGTATCACAAAAGCGACATTTGGTTTCAACGTGCTGAAGGCTACACCGATTGTGATCTGGTCCGCGCTCGAATCATCATGCAGCGTAGCGAGCTGGCATTCAAACGCGGCGACAAAAGCGGCGCGGTGAAACTGCTAGAGAACGCCATGGAACTACTGAATCTGTCGATCCCTCGATCGTGGCTGATGATTCAGATCTATGTCATGTGGGAGCTAATGGTTCAGGTAGCTCATTCGTTGATGCCGTCGATATTCCTCCATCGCAAGAAGGAGACGACCGACCGCGATCGGATGGTTTGGAAGATGTACAGCCGGCTGGCTCACTGCTATTGGTACACGCGTGGCAAGTCGATCGTGTTGTGGGCTCACCTTGCCGGACTTAACCGTGCAGAAACAGGCCAGCTTTCTCGGGAGCTCGCACAAGCGTGGTCGGAGCACGCACCGGTGATGGGATTGATTCCGTGGTACGGGCGGGGAGCGAATTATTCGGCGAGGTCACTGCGGATTCGCAATGAGCTCAAGGACGTTTGGGGCGAGGGGCAGTCCAGGAACTATTTCAGCATCCTGCTCTACGCAACGTCACGGTTCGAGCACTGTATCGCGCAAGCCAAGAAAGCAGAAGATATTCTGATGCGGACTGGTGATTATTGGGAACTGAACATCGCCCGTTACCAACATGCCGCCGCGCTGTACCGACAGGGCAATCTGAAAGAAGCCTACGAACTGGCGGAGCAAACTCTCCGCGATGCGATCAAGATTGGCGACTATCAGTCGACCGGAAATATTATTGATGTTCTGGCACGTTCTTCGTTGGGGAAGATTCCTTTCGAATACATCGAAGCCGAGAAAAACCGGGACCTTGACGACCTGCAACTGCAACCGCAAGTTCTGCTGGCCGAAGGCGTGTATCGGATCAACAACGACAGCGATCCCTCCCAAGCCGTCGGATGCTTCGAACGGGCGCTCGAGATCGTCAAGAAAACCGGTGTATCGAATTGTTACACTTCGCCAAATTCGGCATGGTTGGCGACAGCTTTGCGGCGCAAGATCGCACACGAACGGAAAAAAGGGACGGTTTCGGCGTCTTCGTTCAAGCGACATTACTCGGCTGCAAAAGATGCTGTTCGCGTGGCACAAAGATTCAGAAACGAGTTGCCGCACGCGCTTCGGGAAATGGGCTATGCCTACGCTGACAAAGCCGACCAGAAACGGGCTCGCAAATGCCTGATTCGATCGCTCAAACTTGCTTTGGCACAGAATGCATCCTATGAAGCCGCGCTGACGCAACAGGCGTTCGAACGGATGGATGCAAGGTTCGGCTGGCGCGAAATCGAAGAGGATGAACGATCCGGAAATCATGACGTTCGCAAAATTGAAGCAACCGTCCGGCTGAGTGCTCCGCGGGAAACGGTCTCCATCGTCAGCCGTTTCGACGCATTGCTTGACGCGGGACGCAAGATTACGTCGGCACTCGGAAAACGGGACATTTTGAAACACACCGTCGACTCTGCAGCCGACATGCTGCGAGGTCAATCGACGCTAATCGTGCTTCCCGATGAAGACAACGGCTGGCACGCGTGGGAGTCGGATTATTCTTTCGACGAAGCAATCATTTTGGAGGCCGCCGAAGCCAGAGAACCGATCATTCGCGACCACGAGAACACTGGCGGCCGAACCACGTCCAACAACCGGTCAGTCTCGGTACTGTGCTGCCCAATCGTGGCGGGCAAGGAAGTCGTGGCATGCATCTACGTTTCCAACCGTTTGATCGAATCGATGTTCGGACCGAACGAATTGAGGATCGCCGAGTTCATTGGAAATGCAGCCGGGTCGAGTCTGGAAAAGGAAACCAGTTTCCAGGAGCTGGACGAACTCAACGCCAGCCTGGAGCAGAAAGTCTCCGACCGAACGAGGTCACTGCGATCTCGAACACGTGAGCTGGAACTGACGGCTCAACAGCTTCGTGCGACACAGCATCGTCTGGAAGACGCAGCGAGCGCGGCCGAGGCTGCGAACAGAATCAAAAGTGACTTTCTGGCGAAAATGAGCCATGAAATCCGGACTCCCATCACCGCCGTGTTGGGTTTCACACAATTGATCTTGCGTGGAGTCATTTCCGAACCGGAAGAGCAACTCAAGAAGATTCGCTCGATCGAGTCGAGCGGAAAGCATCTGCTTCAGCTGGTCAATGACCTGTTGGACATCTCCAAAATCGAAGCCGACAAAATCGAGATTGAGCAGATCGAGTGTCGTCCGCTGCATCTGTTCGGAGAGATTGTGGAGTCGTTGCGTTCCAAAGCCAGCGAAGGTGACAACACACTGAAGCTGGATCTGGTCGCGCCAATTCCTTCGACGATTCAGAGCGATCCGAAACGACTGCGACAGGTCGTGACCAATATCCTTGGCAATGCGATCAAATTTACATCCGGCGGAGTGGTGACCTTGCGAGTCAGCAGTTTTAACGATGGAGACCGTGGGATGCTGAAGCTGGACGTGATCGACACTGGTATCGGGATGACGCCTGAACAACTCAAAAACGTTTTCGACCCCTTCGTCCAGGCTGACTCGTCAATCACTCGACGTTTTGGAGGCACTGGATTGGGACTTTCCATCAGCCAAAAACTTACTAAAGCACTTGGTGGTGAGATCAGCGTCGTTAGCAGTCCGGGAGAAGGGTCGACTTTCTCGATTACCGTGGAAGCTGGGCCATCCGATCAGCTGGAACTGCTTGAGGAAAATGAGCTTGAAGATTTCGTTGACCGACAGATCACCTCGGAGTGGATCACTTCGGACCTGACCGGGCTTCGCATACTTTTGGCCGACGACGCACAAACGAATCGGGATCTGATTTCTCTGGTGCTTAGTGATTGCGGAGCGCATATAACGCTGGCGGAGAACGGGCAGGAAGCCGTCGATCATGCTCTGGGCGACGAAGAGTTTGACATCATCCTGATGGACATGCAAATGCCTGTTCTTGACGGATATTCGGCGACCCAGCGACTTCGCAGTGAAGGCTATGAGGGCCCAATTTACGCACTCACAGCCAACAGCATGAAGGGTGACCGTGAAAAGTGCATGGCCGCCGGATGTAGCGACTATTTGACGAAACCAATTGATTTGAATGGCCTTGTAAAGGCAATGGCCGCAGTCGCCGGATCCGAGATCGCATCGGTTTCCGAAACAGAAACCCCAAGCGGCGACACTGACCGCGATTCGGGCAGCGACACCGACAACGATCCCCCCCCTAAGAAAGATACCGACATGGCTATCAACAGCCCCTACCGTCTCAAGTTCAAGGAATCCGATTTACCGGATAACCAAATGGTTCGAAAGTTCTCATTTGATTTCTTTAAAACACTTGATCGACGCAAAGCCGAATTCTCAAGCAGCCTGGCCAACCGCGACAAAGAGCAACTCGCTTCGCTGGCGCATTGGCTGAAAGGGACCAGCGGCACGGTGATGCTTGGCGAAGTAGCCTCGGCCGCGAAGGAGATGGAAGCTGCCTTGCGGGCAGACGATTGGCAGGCAGTTGCCGTAATCTACGAGCTGATCGAAGTGTACTCAGAATGTGCGACTGAGTTCAGTTTGAACTAG